In Pseudomonas sp. R76, one genomic interval encodes:
- a CDS encoding class I SAM-dependent methyltransferase, producing MILKPDDLNQITSATLGHYNKVAEDFREGTRDHDVSQNIDALLRHIQGPAPFTVLDFGCGPGRDLQTFTRKGHVAVGLDGSERFAQMAREDSGCEVLQQDFLKLDLPAERFDGIFANAVLFHIPKQELPRVLKQLHGALKAGGVLFSSNPRGDNQEGWNGPRYGSYHDLATWQGLLTAAGFVELEHYYRPAGLPREQQPWLASVWRKV from the coding sequence ATGATCCTCAAGCCCGATGACCTCAACCAGATTACATCTGCCACCCTCGGCCATTACAACAAGGTCGCCGAGGACTTCCGTGAAGGCACGCGCGATCATGATGTGAGCCAGAACATCGACGCGTTGCTGCGGCATATCCAGGGCCCGGCGCCGTTTACCGTGCTGGATTTCGGCTGCGGGCCGGGGCGGGATTTGCAGACGTTCACGCGCAAGGGCCACGTTGCCGTCGGGCTGGACGGTTCCGAGCGCTTTGCGCAGATGGCGCGCGAGGACAGCGGCTGCGAGGTGTTGCAGCAGGATTTCCTCAAGCTGGATTTGCCCGCTGAGCGCTTCGACGGGATCTTTGCCAATGCGGTGTTGTTTCATATTCCCAAGCAGGAGTTGCCACGGGTGCTCAAGCAACTGCACGGGGCGTTAAAGGCCGGGGGCGTGCTGTTCAGCTCCAACCCACGCGGTGACAACCAGGAAGGCTGGAATGGGCCTCGGTATGGGTCTTATCACGACCTGGCGACGTGGCAGGGGTTGCTGACGGCCGCCGGGTTTGTGGAGTTGGAGCATTACTACCGACCGGCCGGGTTGCCGAGGGAACAGCAGCCTTGGTTGGCGAGTGTGTGGCGCAAGGTCTAG